The Desulfomicrobium macestii nucleotide sequence CTGGCCAGATTGAAATAGAGGTTTTCGTCCGTGGCGCAGACCTCTATGGCCCGGGAATAGTAGCGACAGGCCTGGTCCAGCATGTCCTGCTTGCGCAGTTCGATCCCGAACTGATTGAAGAGGTGCTTGAACTCCGCCGAGGCAAAGCCGTCCAGGGCGATGAGCTGCTCGAAAACCGTGGCGGCCTTGTCGTGCTGATTGTATTGCAGATAGGTAAGCCCCAGGCCGAACAGGGCGCGGACGTTCTTTTCATCCAGGCCCAGGGCGTTGTTGTATTCCATGGCCGCCGAATAGGGCTCCCCGTTTTTCCTGTGCCGGTCGCCCTTGGCCACGGCCTTGGCTATTTTCTGGATGACGGGTTTGACCTGCTTCAGGAACATGTCCACCTCGGGCTGATACTGGGTGATCAGCTCCAGCATGGTCACTTCCAGGGCGGGACCCGAAGGCGCCCAATGGGCGTTGAGGGACTGCAGGGCCAGGAGATCGTCATCGATCTGCTTGGCGTAGTAGAAGAGGGTGCTGTCTTCCTTCTTGGCCGTGGTTCCCGTGCCGATGGCGACCGTGGTCCGTTTCGAGCAGACGCACTCAAGCCCCAGGTCCGTGGCCATGCAATATTTGGAAACGTCCGCGATGGTGTAGTCTTCAGCCACGATATTCTCTTTATCCTGCAATTTTTCGGACATCTAGAACCAGCGCACCATCTGTTCGAGAGGTCTGCGCG carries:
- a CDS encoding tetratricopeptide repeat protein, giving the protein MSEKLQDKENIVAEDYTIADVSKYCMATDLGLECVCSKRTTVAIGTGTTAKKEDSTLFYYAKQIDDDLLALQSLNAHWAPSGPALEVTMLELITQYQPEVDMFLKQVKPVIQKIAKAVAKGDRHRKNGEPYSAAMEYNNALGLDEKNVRALFGLGLTYLQYNQHDKAATVFEQLIALDGFASAEFKHLFNQFGIELRKQDMLDQACRYYSRAIEVCATDENLYFNLARAFVQGGRIGEAENALEKCLGINPGHEEGQKFKKYLCTLSFS